One stretch of Balneola sp. MJW-20 DNA includes these proteins:
- a CDS encoding response regulator, which yields MSKGLKKQIVIVDDHPMMQKGLSMTLESDLGFEVLKQFNSAEEMLREYEELDPDLAIIDISLPGMSGLELIKHIQSRTPDLKILVVSRHDESLYAERVIRAGAKGYVMKLEAGDQLIKAVKKILNGGVYVSEEVSERLLMGMVGGHKDITESPIDQLSDRELEVFEFTGKGNTTREIAEKLHLSIKTVESYRARIKTKLNLSNATELMMYAVKWVEESRNEREF from the coding sequence ATGAGTAAGGGATTAAAAAAACAAATAGTCATTGTAGATGATCATCCTATGATGCAAAAGGGACTTTCTATGACCTTAGAATCGGATCTGGGATTTGAAGTATTAAAGCAATTCAATTCGGCTGAAGAAATGTTGAGGGAATACGAAGAATTGGATCCGGATCTTGCCATTATTGACATCTCACTACCCGGCATGAGTGGCCTGGAGCTGATCAAACATATTCAAAGCAGAACTCCGGATCTTAAAATTCTGGTGGTTTCAAGACATGATGAATCTCTTTATGCTGAAAGAGTAATCCGGGCAGGCGCTAAAGGCTATGTAATGAAGCTTGAGGCAGGCGATCAACTCATCAAAGCGGTTAAAAAAATTCTCAATGGCGGTGTATATGTCAGTGAAGAAGTAAGTGAACGCCTGCTTATGGGAATGGTAGGAGGGCATAAGGATATTACGGAATCTCCTATCGATCAGTTAAGCGATCGGGAGCTAGAGGTGTTTGAGTTTACCGGTAAAGGAAATACCACCCGTGAAATCGCCGAAAAACTTCATCTTTCCATCAAAACAGTTGAATCGTACCGGGCAAGGATCAAGACCAAATTGAACCTGTCTAATGCAACGGAACTAATGATGTATGCCGTTAAATGGGTCGAGGAAAGCCGGAATGAACGTGAATTTTAG